Proteins found in one Molothrus aeneus isolate 106 unplaced genomic scaffold, BPBGC_Maene_1.0 scaffold_35, whole genome shotgun sequence genomic segment:
- the LOC136570571 gene encoding class II histocompatibility antigen, B-L beta chain-like, with amino-acid sequence MGRGAAAGALLVALVVLGAPPAAGAELSGVFQEMHKVECYFINDTEKVRFVQRFIYNRLQYAMFDSDVGHFVGFTPSGDMNAKRWNSDPALLEYKRAAVDRYCRHNYRIDAPFSMERRVPPSVSILLVPPSSYQLGPGHLLCSVMDFYPAAIQVRWFQGQQELSEHVVATDVVPNGDWTYQLLVLLETPPRRRLTYSCQVEHVSLEQPLSRHWEMPPDAARSKMLTGIGGFVLSFVFLALGLGFYVRKKLLSRRRPQPLPVGSGPAGTPHSV; translated from the exons aTGGGGCGAGGGGCGGCAGCTGGGGCCctactggtggcactggtggtgctgggagcccccccggctGCGGGCGCGGAGCTCTCGG GGGTGTTCCAGGAGATGCATAAGGTCGAGTGTTACTTCATTAACGACACGGAGAAGGTCAGGTTCGTGCAGAGGTTCATCTACAACCGGCTGCAGTACGCGATGTTCGACAGTGACGTGGGGCACTTTGTGGGGTTCACCCCCTCTGGGGACATGAATGCCAAGCGCTGGAACAGCGACCCGGCCTTACTGGAGTACAAACGGGCTGCGGTGGACCGGTACTGCCGGCACAACTACCGGATTGATGCCCCATTCAGCATGGAGCGCCGAG tgccccccagcgTGTCCATCTTGCTGGTGCCCCCCTCGAGCTACCAGCTcggccctggccatctgctctGCTCCGTGATGGATTTCtaccctgctgccatccaggtGAGGTGgttccagggccagcaggagctctCGGAGCACGTGGTGGCCACCGACGTGGTCCCCAACGGGGACTGGACCTACCAgttgctggtgctgctggaaaccCCGCCCCGGCGCAGGCTCACCTACAGCTGCCAGGTGGAGCAcgtcagcctggagcagcccctgagccgGCACTGGG AGATGCCGCCGGACGCCGCCCGCAGCAAGATGCTGACGGGCATCGGGGGCTTCGTCTTGAGCTTCGTCTTCCTGGCGCTGGGGCTCGGCTTCTACGTGCGCAAGAAG ctcctgagccgGCGGCGGCCGCAGCCCCTCCCCGTGGGCTCGGGCCCGGCCGGGACCCCCCACTCCGTC